The genomic window CATTTTAAATTTTAATGAAAATCTCTGCGTAGAATCCGAACTTTGGGACATATGGCAGAATCTTAGCGGTGGTGAGCTGCCTCTGCCTTTGGGTGGTATGGCGCTGCGCCGCTCATTGCCACTTACCACCGCCATAGAGTGTGAATCTATGCTTACCAAAGCCGTGCAACTTGGAGTGCAAAACAAAGCTATTTTAAGCCAAATGCTTTTGGAACGAGGCATTATACGCGTGAATGCAAAGGAGCTTGATACATATCTTAGCCTTTATGCAAATGCGGATTCTATTTCTATGAGCGAAATTGAGATTGAAGCGGTGGATAGGCTTTTTGAGCTAGGATTCAAAGCAGGATTTTATCCACAGATTCTAAAAGCTAGAGATTATTTTATCCCAAGCGAATATAACGATTTACGCTTCTGCTAGATTCTTTAATATTTTATAATCTAAGCACATTTAACCCACAAAGGAGAATAATGAATACACAAGTAAGCAAAAAATCCATAATGAATAACGAAATGCCTCATATCATCAATAGCATTTTGATACAGCGCACCTTGCTCCTTTGTGTTGCACTTTTTATTTTATGCACTATCACACGTGGCATTATGGTAGCCCATTACTTACCTATGAATCTATGGCAAGAGCATTTAAGCGACTTTGGCGCAATGTGGCTTATGGGTGCAAAGCTTGATATGCGAAGTATCGGCATCGCTCTACTCATTTTTGTAGCCCTACATTACATCACACAATCTCTTTGCTTTATAGCATATATTTTAACGGGGGGGGGGGGCAAAGCATAGAATCTACTCTTTCCTCTCACAAACAATCCCCCACATTTATACCTTTTTGCTTGGCTTTGTCTTTATGGCGGCGGCTATTATTAATTTCTACTATTTCCGCACTTATGGGAGCAAAATCGATATTTTTATCTTTGGATTCAAAGATGATGATACTCTCGCTATTCTCTCCATTATGTGGCAGGACTATCCATTGGTTATTGGTGTGCTTTGTGCGATTGCTTTTGGTATCTTTTGTCTCTATCTTTACAAAATCCCTCTATTCTCTTTATTTATGAGATTTGCTCATTTTACAAATCTTTATGTGCAGATTCTATACCTTGTTTGCGTCCAACTCCTCCTTATTGCACTCCTATTGATTGCAGCGCGTGGCTCACTTGGCACTTTTCCTATCAAAGAGGATAATCATTATATTTCTACGCTACCTATTTTTAATCACCTAGCTACAAATCCGCTTATTGCATTTGACTGGGCACAGAGTAATTATAAGGAAGCTGCCCTCTTTCACCCGCCTGTAAAAGAAAAAGGAGAGCAATTAGAATCTTTACTTTTTCCTATTTCGCACACGAGTGCAGATTCTGTATTTTTACGCGAAAATCCACCGCATATTGTTTTGAATCTTATGGAGAGTTTTGGGAGCAATATGCTGATTTTTGACGATAAAGATACAAATGACCTACTCGGGGCTTTGAGGAGGCATTTTAATGAAGATTTTGTCTTTTATCGTTTTTTAAGTGGAGCTAATGGCACAGCACCTTCACTTGCCGCCCTTTTCTTTGATAGCCCAAGTGCTCAAATCTCCTTAGGTGCGCATAAAAAAACGTCTCTTATGCTGAATCCTTTTTTCATATACGCAAATGCAGGATATGAGGTAGTATATATTACCTCCGGCTACGCATCTTGGCAGGGTTTGGGAGAGTTTATCATCACGCAGGGCGCACACAAGGTTTATGATATGCTCACACTTTTAGAGAGATTTCCACAGAGTAAGAATGATAAAAATACCTATGGTGTGCCTGATGAATATGCGTATAATCTCGCTTTTGAGATTCTGCAAAACGCCACAAAACCTACATTTATCGCTATACTCACTACGAGCAATCACCCGCCCTATCATCTACCGCAACACTATGTGCCAAAACCCATTGCACTAAGCGATACCTTAAAAAATAAAGCGAAGAATCAAGCGCACGATAAGCTTAGAATCTCCGCCTTGCTCTATCAATATGCTAATGACGCATTCGGGGAGTTTATGGATAGGATTAAAGATTCACATTTAGCCCAAAATACGATTATAGTAGCAAGTGGCGACCATCGCGTGAGGGATTTTGCCGATAATCCCAGCACGGATAAAGCCCTCTACTATGCCGTGCCTCTGTATCTCTATGTGCCACAAATGTATGCTACACAAACACATTATGACCCTACACGCATAGGCTCACACAAGGATATTTTCCCCACACTCTATGAGCTAAGCCTGTCTCAAACACCTTATATCAGCGTAGGAGGACGCAATATACTTGCCCCTAAAGACGATAAACGGCGCGCTTTTGGCTACAATCAAGCCGTGTGGATTGATGAAAATGGCATTTATCCTTTCCGTAGCGAGGTGGGCTATATGTGGGCAGATTCTAAAGAGGATTTGGGGCTTCTATCCACAGATACAAGCTTTAGCTTAAATGAATATCAAAAACACTTTGGAAAGCGATATTGGGAGTTATTTGAGTATGCGATAAGTTATAGAATCTTCAAAGAGGAATAATGGCAAGGCAGTATTTTGTTATGACTAGAAATTATAGAATCTCTAAGATTCTCATATAAATTCTAAGAGCACATAAATGTGCGTTACACAAAAAGGCTAAATTGCAAAATAGCTTATCCCCGCAAAGCCTCCAAAACCTAGATTCTGTAAAAGTAAAATATGCTCTTTTGTGATACCACCTAATGCGATAACCTTTGAGCGCAAGGCGCAAGGGATTTGCTCTAAAATTTCTAAGCCGAGCGGGGCGGGTTTATTGGGTGTAGAAAATATAGGACTTAAAGTGCAGTAATCTGCACCAAACTCCAAAGCACGCAATACTTCAGCTATGCTGTGTGCGCTATATCCTATAATCTTTTGTGAATCTGGCGCATATGCTGCCCTTAGTGGCGTAATAAAATCTATAAGATGAGATTTTAAATGCACTCCTCCAAAATGTGTAGAAAGCTCTAAAATCTGCGTAAGGTTTGTAAAGGGGAGATTCAGTAAAAGCGTTTTATTCAAAGGAGAAAGCAACTCTATAAAGTGAGGCACAAACTCATCACTTTGTGAGCGATACATTATCCAATTCGCGCCTAATGTCGGCACACAAGAAGCAAGTTTAGAAATATATCCCCCGCTAAGAGAGGGGGTAATAAGAAGAGCAATAAAATTAATGCTCTGCATCAACGGCTACTGCGCCGTGAATATATACATAGGTAAGAATCATAAATACAAACGCTTGGAGCAATGCCATAAAGGTAAGGATTGCAAATGGCGCAACAGGCACAACCCAAGGAGCAAGCATAAGCATAACAAGCAAGAACATATCATCACCCTTGATGTTTCCAAAGAGACGAAATGAAAGCGAAATAATGCGCGAAAAGTGAGAGATAATCTCCACAGGGAACATCAGCGGAGCGAGCCACCACACAGGACCCATAAAGTGTTTTATATATCTCACTATACCTTGCGCACGAATGCCCTCGAAGTGATAGTAGAAAAATACAACCAAAGCCAAAACCAATGTGAAGCTCCAACTAGAAGTCGGGGCTTCAAATCCCGGGATAATACCGATGGCATTACCAAAAAATACTAAAAATGCAATAGTGGCTGCAAGTGGAAAGTATTTGCGTGCTACTTCCTCGCCCACAATATCCTTAGAGAAATTAATGATGCCAGAGATAATAAACTCAAAGACATTTTGAATGCCGCTGGGCACGACCTGCATCTTATATGTCGCATATCGCGCAAGAACAAGTATAATAATTGCCACAAGGATAGTGTGAAAGCCAATAACAAAGTCGTGATTAGCATTAATCAACCCTGCAAAGGTAAAAACTCTATCATCCATAGTAACCCCTTTTGAGTATGAGTATGGCGATTATGCCTAGTTTTTTGTTAGTTTTGCTTTAAATTGTTGCATTTTATGAAAACTTTTTGTTTAAATGTCGAATATGCCACAAAAATATAACAAATAAGATTCCCATAGGGAGTAATAACCCTAATTCAGGGTAAATAAGCCCTGCTACGCTTAATTGCGAGAGGGAGAAAAATAACCCCCAAATAGCCAAAGCCCCAATAATACACACAAAACTAATGAGCGTGAGATTCCCATAGCGAGGCAAGGAAGGGATATAATAAGCGATGATAGCAATACAAAGTGGCACAAAAAATGGAACAATAAGCAGTCCATACAAAATCGCTCGTATCTTGTCTGTGCTTACACCCTGCTTATGCGCGATGTGTAGCGAAGCAAGAGCATCAATCAATGAAGCTATCGGTTTATCTTGCGCAATTGTCTCAAGCACCTTAGAGCTAAAACCTTGAAGCGTCTCTAACTCCTCGCTTACGCTCATTTGCAGTGGATTATCCCCCAAAGTAAGTGTTGGGGAAATACTCACACTTTTTGCATTTTTTAGAATCCACGTATTACTTTCAAAAAATGCCTCCTTGCTCTCGTGATAACCAATCAGTCTATGTTCATTATCAAGCACGAAAATCTTAATACCCTCCGCCCTTGCCTCGCCATTAGAAAGGGGGTAGAGCTTACGCAAAAAAATGTATTGATTGCCACTTTTAAGCAGAAGATTCTCGCGCACATTTTGTGTATTTTGGTAAATAATACCCTCCGCATATTCTTGCGCGTATGCAAACGAGGTGCTATTGAGCCCAATAAATCCGGCGGTAAAAATGCTTGAAATAATAAGCAGTGGGAATAGAATCTGTAACTTAGAATAGCCTAAAGCCATAAGTGCCGTGAACTGAACGCTTTTAAGCAATGCCATATAGCAAATAATTGAGCAAAGCACGAGCGAAATCGGCAAGGTATAAGTGAGGGCATAGATGCCATCATAAAAGAGAAAAAGAATTAATAAATTTGCAGAATCTGGTAAGTCATCAATATATTTAAGCGTATCTATAGCGAGAAAAAACCCTTCCAATGCAAGAAAGATAATGAAAAAATATTTCAAATACTGCGCCCCGACAAAACGAAACATCATATATTATCCTTTTGAATCCACAAAATCACTTTCTCTCATCTTTTGCAATATGCTGATTCTATCTTGCTCTGCCTTAGCGTAAAGCGATTTTGTAAGATTGATAGAATCTGCTGTGTATTTTCTTGCGTAGTGTAAAAATACATAATGGCATCGCGCATACAGGGCATTGTGGCGCAAAGCTGTTTTTTTTCCTCCGCACTAAAATCACTTAGCACATAAGTTACAACATCTTGCTGTGTGTTTCTACCTATGCCAAAGCGCAATCGCAGATAGTCCTCCCCCATAGCCTTATCAATGGATTTTAAGCCATTATGCCCGCCACTTGAGCCGCCGAGTTTGAATCTCACATCGCCAAAGGCAAGGTCTAAATCATCGTGTATTACTAAAATGCGTGTGATATTAAAATACCGAGCAAAAGGAGCGATAGACTCACCAGAGAGATTCATAAAAGTATGGGGCTTGAGAAAAAAGATTTTGTGAGAATCTATGTGTATGCTTCCAATTTGTGTGTTGAATTTTTTATCAAAGTTAAAGGTAAAACCTAATTCTTGAGATAAAAAATCAAGCACCATAAAACCGACATTATGCCGAGTGTTTTCGTATTTGGCACCCGGATTACCAAGCCCTGCAACAAGGAAGCAGGACATTATTTCGCTTTGATAACACCAACAACTGCCACTGATGGACGATTGATAACGCTAACACCTTCAATTTGTGGCAAATCACGCACAAGAATAGAATCCCCCACATCTAAGTTACTCACATCAATCTCATAAGTATTTGGGAGTTTTTCAGGAATGCATTTCACGCTAATGCGCTTTGTTGAAATAAAAAGCACACCCTTATTTTTCAAGCCCTTCGCGCTTCCTTTAGTGCACACAGGCACTTTAAACTTACAAGTCACGCCTTTTTGTGCTAAAAGCAAATCCACGTGAATAATAGTATTCGTTACAGGATCTTTTTGATATTCTTGAATCACCACATCTAAGGTTTTCCCACCGACTTTTACAGGGAAAATCAAAGTGCTTTTATGCTTGACTTCCTTGATAAAGTCATTAATCTTAAAGGCGCAGTGAATATTCTCCTGTCCTTTGCCATAGATGTTTGCAATTAGATAACCATCATTCCTCAAGGCTTTTGCCTCTGATTTTGAAATACTCTTTCTAATTTGTCCTTCTAACATTTCTGTATCCTTTATGAAAATTTAAGGGCGACATTATAGCCAAAAACCCTTAAATACACTTGAGTTAATCTCCTATATATACTTGTCTTGGTCGTGTAATTCTCGTTGCAGGATCTTTGATGTGCTCCAAGAGCTGTGCGCACCAGCCGGGCATTCGTCCAATAACAAAAATTGGGGTAAAGAGTGATACAGGAATCTTAAGTGCAGATAAAATAATGCCCGAGTAGAAATCAACATTTGGGTAAAGATTTCTTTCTACAAAGTAGCTATCGCTTAGTGCTACTTCCTCGACTTTATGTGCCAAATCGCTTAGTCGCGAATCCATTTTAATGCCTCTCTTATCCAAATCATCTTTAAGCTTCTTTAGAATCTTCGCGCGTGGGTCGTAGTTTTTATACACACGATGCCCAAAGCCCATAAGCCTAAATGGATCATTCTTATCTTTTGCTTTAGCGATAAACTTATCAACATTTTTTGCATCACCGATTTCATTGAGCATATCAAGCACTTTTTCGTTTGCCCCGCCGTGCGCAGCACCCCACAATGCATTAATCCCCGCGCTCAAAGCAGCATAAGGATGTGCGCCAGTGGAAGCGACATTACGAACAGTCGTTGTAGAAGCATTTTGCCCGTGGTCAGCGTGAAGAATAAAAATCTTATCTAAAGCCTCAACTTCCAAAGGTGTAATTTCCAATTCACCCTTAATTGTTTGTTTCATCTTGCCACCCGGATATGCGCGGAGCATATAGAGGAAATTCTCCACATAGCCTCGCGCCACATCAGGATAAATATATGGAATCCCCAAAGAATGGCGATAGGCAAAAGCTACAAGTGTGGTAATCTTCGCAATGGCGCGTCTTGCCATTACTTGTCGATCTTCCTCATTTGTCATATCTAAATGATGAAAATGGAAAGTCGAAAGTGCAGAGAGAGAAGCAGAGAGATTTGCCATAGGGTGCGCTGTATCTGGGAAAGCCTTAAAGATATTAATAAGTCCCTCGTGCAAGAAACTGCGGTGCATTAGCTCAAGCTCAAACTCCTTAGATTCGGTCTCGTTTTTTGGTACTTCATTTGTGATGAGTAGCCTACACACATCGGTAAAGCGATACTTCTCCACAAGCTCTGTTATTGGCTTACCTTTATAGAGGAGCTCACCCTCTTTGCCATTAATATAGCTAATAGTCGATTTACACCCGGCTGTGCTGCCATAGCCCGGATCATAAGAAAAAATATTCGTGCGCTCAAAGAGTTTAGAAAAATCTACCGCTTTTGGTCCTCTATTGCAGTCAATAAGGTCGAAATCAAAGCTTTCTTTTGTTTCATTATTTGTTAATGTGATAGTCGCCATACTTACTCCTTAAAATGTGATTTGCACCTGATTATTACACATTTTTTTTGCTAAAGTCAAAAAAAAATTAAATTTACGCACAAAATTCACTTAAAATGTGCTAAATGATACATTTATGCGATTTTGTAATAAATGTTTAAGAGATTGTAAATGTTTTTATGTATTATTGTCGATTGCAGATGAGATTCGCGGATTCTAAGGAGGTTTTATGTTAAACATCACGCTAACAGACAAAGACAGAAAAGAACTTGCACCACTACTTGGCACTTCGGCAGCTGAACGCGCATTAATGCCCGAGGAAACACTAAAAAAGCTTAAAGCTTTAGAAAAAGAACAGCAAGATGGTCCTTTTGAAGATCTTGACAAAATGATTAATGAATCTATTTCTGCGGTAAAGACTAAAAAAATCCAAAAGAAACTCGTCCTTACAGATAAAGATAGAGAGGAGCTAGCACCGCTGCTTAATATATCTCAAGCAGAGCGCAAACTGATGCCAAAAGAAACACTAAAAAGCTTGAAATATTCGAGCAGGAGCAAGAAAATCCAAATTTCAAGGATTTAGAGGACATCATCAAAGAATCTATGTCTCTTGTGGAAGCCTTCGTGCCAAACACCCTTTACAAAGAGCTTACGCGCAGGAGCAAGAAAGATTATCTATGGTGGGAGACAAATTATCGCATTTTTCTCGCACAGCGCAAGGCACAGCGCGCGCGTCATAGAGCTAAAATGGATAAAAAACAAAAGTAGTTTTCGCTTCTTGACATAAATTTAGAATATTTTGTTGAATCTCTACCTTTGCACCTCGCAATGGTTAGTTTCTATATAAGAAATACTTCAGTAGGATTAGTTTCAACGCATATATGGACGTGAGGCACCGCAAAGAAAGCGCAAAATGAGTGAAAAAATAAATTACAATCCTAATAGATATGTGTGCGAGGATATATCTCGTGCCATTAGCTTTTACATACACAATCTATACGCGATAGTGGGCTATGGAGCAAATGGTGCAGAATATCGAATACAAAGCAATAGGGAAAAAATACAGATTCAAAGTGTAAGTGAGGCACTGCAATGTGCTAAGAATACACTTCAAGCGCGAAAGAGGCTTAACCAACTCGTGCTTATTGCTCCACCACCTTGCATTTTAGAATTGGAGCAATTTTTGCATTTTTTGGATTCTCAAGGTGTAAAAATCGATATATACATAGGCGAAAAAGAGTGTCAATCAATGGCAATCTTAGAATCTTTATGCGCTTGTAGCGTGGTGAGATTCTACAAAAATACTTCTTTTACTCATTGTATTTCTAACATTAAGCACAGCCATTAAAAAGTATTAAACATAAAAGACAACAAGCACGAGGACGAGAATCTTGGGATTAAAAATCTCGCACACTTTTTACGACTTGTGGCATTGTGAGGTATTATAAATATTGTAAATTTATGCAACAACTTAAGGAAAAATTCTACTTTTCTTCTTTTATCTTTTAAGATTCAGCCAAACAAAAAAAAATAGAATGCCATTTTGCAAACTAATTTGCAAATAATTTTTACAAGGAGTTTGTATGATAAAAAGTGCAAAATGGATTGTTATTGTGGCGATTTTGATGTTAGGATTTGGAGGGTGCGCGACGATTTCAAATCAAACAAAACAAAGAGTAGCTATTACAACAAGTAATGGTCAAGTTGTTGTTGCTACGATTAATGGAGTAAAGGTAAATCTACCCGGTGAAGTGAAAATATCTCGTGCCAAAGGTGCTGTCGTAGAAGTGCGTGGGCAGGATAATTCTTGCTATGAAAGCACACAACTTGTCATTGCTGGTAAAAATAAAATGAGCGGTTGGTTCTGGGGTAATATTCTTTGGGGTGGGACGACAGGCTCTACCACAGATGCTATTACAGGTGGTATGTGGAGTTATAGCAATCCTAACTTTATCGTGCCTGTGGAGAAAAAAGCAAATTGTAAAAGCTAAATTTGCTTTTTTGCTTATGTAAAATGGTAGCGAGAATCTTATTATTTTTGCTACTTATTTTTATCCCACAATATGCTTTTGGACTCAACCCTTTAGATTCTAAACATGATTCTAAAGGGTACTCAACCCACACACAAGATTCTTATTCGCTTCATTCTATTGCTTCGCTTTCTCAGTGGAAAAGGCTTTTACATTATCGCGGTAAAACATCGCTTATAAGGCAGGATTCTGGATTTTTTCTCTCTCCACTGGGTGCGATAAATCCCCAAGCCGAGCTTCTTTCAACACTTCAGGCATTTGGCATTGATGTAGAATCTGCTCATACAAACACAACAAATACTTCATCTTTTTTATGTTCTTATCCTGCAAGAGCAATGTTTTTATCGCGGTTTTTTCCACAATTAAAAGAGATGATTAAAACAACGCATTGTGCGGAATATGAAGAGTTCTTGGAGATTGTGCCAAGCGATAGAATTTCACTCATTTTTGCTGCGGAGAGTGATATTTATCCCGGTTCGGCTATGGGGCATATTTTTCTAGCTTTAGAGGGGGAAGCAAAGGCGGATTTACACAAAACATTTAAGGGGAGAAGTGATTTACACATACAAAAAGGGCAGTATTTGGGCTATTCATTAAGCTTTTTTGCTAATGCAGAGCTTGGGCTTAATCCTATTATGTATATTCGGGCATTAATGGGGAATCTTGGCGGTATTTATGCGTTGCAACCACTTGATAATAATACATTTGAATATCTTGAAAATGAAAAGCGGAGTTTATGGAAGTTGGGGTTAAAGCTAGATTTAGATTCTAAGGCATTGCTTTTGGCACATTTATGGGAGCTTAAAGATATTCCTGTGGAATATTCTTTTATCACGCATAACTGCAATGATGCCCTAAAAAGTGTGTTAAGTGTGGCAAATGAGGCATTTGACACACAAAAGTTAAAACCATATCAAACGCCTATGGAGTATCTTAAGAGCTTGGAAAATGTTGGGCTTTTAGAAAGTTTAAGCGTGGAGATTCCACAGGATAAAAAAGCTTTTAGCGATAAATATGGTCATAATAAAATCTTAAAAGTGCGTGATAGTGCAAAATTTTCATTAGGCTATGAAAATAGAGCTGGTCATTCAATGATGAGCGTGTATTTTTCGCCTATTTATGCTGATATAACAAATGCAAATAACGCCTACAAAGAGTTGATAGAATCTCGTCTTATGAGTATAAAGGGCTATGTGAATCTTGAGAATGCCTCCATTTTTATTGATAAGATAGAAGCATTGCATTTATTTTCGGTTGCAGATTCATACCGCACAAAGAGCTTATCAAAATATATCAATTTGAGTTTTGAAAATCCATTTGATGAAATCACACATACACGCTTAAAGCCTAAGCTTTCATTTGGAGCCGGGTTTGGTAGCTATGTGGGTAATTTGAGTGTGTATCTTTTACCGCTTGTGGGATATGACTATGTGAAAAATCATAACGCATTTGTAGATATACATTTTGGGATTGTGGGGAGATTTGAGAAGCTAAGGCTTATTGGCAATTATGATTATTTTATAGATATTACCAATCAAAGGGGCTATACACAGCAAGCAAGCGGCTTTGTGGGGTTTAATGTTTATAAGCAGTGGGATTTTTACGCACAAATACAATGGAGGGATACTTTTAAATATGGTGATTATGTGAGTTGGCAAAGCGGTATTAGTGTGAATTTTTAACACTTTGTATTTCATCAAGCCTTGTGAAAAAATAATGCGTGATAAGCAGAATCTGCAGTGGCATAAGGAAAAAATTAAGAAATGGCACAAAGCTAAAAAGATAGGCTAAAAGTGCATAAGCGTGGTTTTTGAGCACTTGAGTGTGAATGAGAATCTGCCACTGCTCTCGCTGCATACTTGAGCTGCCTACATCAAAAAAAGTCATTTTTTTAAAAAATATATACCACACCACAAAAAGCGCGAAAGAGCCGAGCAGTGAGCCAAAAAATGGAATGAGATACAAAAGCAATGAGAGCAGTGCCAAGAATCCAAGGAGGAGAAAGGTTTTCACAAAAATAAGCAGACATTCAAGGAATGAGCCAAATTGCGCTTTTGGCAGATGAGGGAAGTCTTTTTGCCGCACATATTCTACGATAAAGGGCGTATAAAATAAAGAAAAAAAGACATTGGTAAGCAAAATCAGCACGACAAACACAAACCCAAAGAGTGCATAAAGCGCAAAAGAAACACAAAATCGAATAATGCTCCCTATGATTCCGCCCATATCAAGCCAATCAGGCAAAAAGCCTACAAATAAGCTTGAGAGGTAAGCAAATATTTCATCGCCTAGCGCATAAAACACGCTCCCCCATAAAAGAATCCCAAAGAATGCAGGTAAGAGCGTGAGTGTTAAGATTCTAGGCGAGAAAAAATCTTTTATGCTTTTGCTAAGAATATTCAACATAATTGAGAATCTTGGAATTTATTGCTTAATGCCAAGTAGCGTTTCTATCATTCTATCAATAGTCGTAATGACTTTGGCATTTGCCGCGTAGCCGCCTTGAAATTTAATAAGATTCACCATTTCTTCATCAAGGCTCACTTGTGAAATCGCTAAATGTTCCTTTTTGACAGCAGAAAGCACAGAATCTTTTGTCTCTTTTGTGCGTTGTGTAGCTTCAGTTTGGTTTGCCACACGTCCAGAGAGATATTGATAAAATTCAGAAATACGCATTTGCTTTGTCTCAAATTTATTCATATAAAAATCCACATCATCGTATTGGAGCTGCTGCATCATATTTGCTACTTCAAAATTTCCATTCACGGGGGCAAGCCACGGGCGTATGAGCGTGGCATCTTTGGCATATTCATAATTAAGCGTGATATTGTGTGCGCTATCGCCCTCGAAAAACTTATTCAAACCAAATGCACCTGTAAAATTTGTCCCATTATCTTGTATGGCGACATAAAGCCCTTGTGAAGGATTCTTAGCAATGATATTAAACTCTTGAGATCCATTATCATAATATGCGCGAAAATAGTCGTCAATATCGTTTAGAGCGTTGTTGTCCTTATTGTCATCGTCATTTCCATTGATAGCACGAACAACATCATTCATTGTTGTGATTTCATCGATTTTAATTGTTTTGCGCCCTATTTCATTGCCCTGCATATTATACACGACCACATCAAAGCTACCCGTTTTAATATTATAGTTACTATCAACAAGCGCATTAAGACTCCATACATCAAGTTTATCGCTACGAATCTGTGTTGTCGCACTTTGAGAGTAGATAGCATTTGTAGCCTCGATAAACCCTTTTGCAAAAATATCCAAATGATTGATATAGTCTTGAATCTTTCCTACCCGTGTGCCTCCAGCTCCGGAATTATAAAGTGAGATAAGCGAACCTGCTTTGCCCTGCACGATTTTGTCAGTAATTTCAACAGTCTTAAAATCATCACCTTGAAAATATATGCGATTAAGGTTGAGGTGATTATCATCTTTTTTGAGCACGATTGGGTGGAACATCGCACCATCAACGATATTAAAACCAAAGCCGATATTCAGCACATACTCATCATCAAAGTCCGCTAGTTTTGGGTGGATAGAAGCATTAGAATCCAAATGATTCTTAAAGACATTCGCACCAACGAGCGTTTGAAGATTGTATTCTAGTTCATCGCGTCTATCGCGTAATTCATTAGCTTGTTTGAGTTCGCGCTGGTCTTCCATTTCCTTGAGCTTAGCATTGATATGGGCGATTTCTTTTGCAAGACGATTGACTTCATTTATCGTTACTTCAAGCTCTTCACTCGCCTTTTGTTGCAATCTCACGAGTCTAAAGCGCGTATCTTGTATGTTCCTACTAAGCACCTGCGCATTTTTAGCTAAAACTTGCTTTTGAGCGGGATCTACAGAGTTTTTTGCTAAATCTTTCCACGCATTAAAATACTCCTCTAAGTCGTTATAAATACCTACGCCATCGACTTCGGGAAAAAATGCGGAAGCCTCACGCAAAGTCGTAAAATGTGTATCATAATACTGCGCTTCTTCAGCTGCCTTGCGATAACGTGTAAAGACAAATTCATCGTGGATTCTCTGTATAGTCTCGGTGCTCACACCTCTGCCGAGATTGTAATCTTGATAATAAAGCGGACGTTCAGGGCGCACAAGCACACGCTGACGACTATAAAATTCATCACTCGCATTTGCAATGTTATTGCCTGTTACATCAACCATAAGTTGATGTGCTTGCAAACCTGTGTAAGAGGTATTAAGAGATGAAAGGATACCGCCCATACTGCACCTTATGCTTGAATTTTGAGTAAATGACTTTGCGCACACGCATCGCCATAGCCGTTGCTTTCGTGCGGGACAATGCGCTTCATTAGGGAATTATAAAACTCTGCCACCGCAAAAACACTTCT from Helicobacter typhlonius includes these protein-coding regions:
- a CDS encoding citrate synthase — its product is MATITLTNNETKESFDFDLIDCNRGPKAVDFSKLFERTNIFSYDPGYGSTAGCKSTISYINGKEGELLYKGKPITELVEKYRFTDVCRLLITNEVPKNETESKEFELELMHRSFLHEGLINIFKAFPDTAHPMANLSASLSALSTFHFHHLDMTNEEDRQVMARRAIAKITTLVAFAYRHSLGIPYIYPDVARGYVENFLYMLRAYPGGKMKQTIKGELEITPLEVEALDKIFILHADHGQNASTTTVRNVASTGAHPYAALSAGINALWGAAHGGANEKVLDMLNEIGDAKNVDKFIAKAKDKNDPFRLMGFGHRVYKNYDPRAKILKKLKDDLDKRGIKMDSRLSDLAHKVEEVALSDSYFVERNLYPNVDFYSGIILSALKIPVSLFTPIFVIGRMPGWCAQLLEHIKDPATRITRPRQVYIGD
- a CDS encoding lipoprotein N-acyltransferase Lnb domain-containing protein, with the translated sequence MLFCLCKMVARILLFLLLIFIPQYAFGLNPLDSKHDSKGYSTHTQDSYSLHSIASLSQWKRLLHYRGKTSLIRQDSGFFLSPLGAINPQAELLSTLQAFGIDVESAHTNTTNTSSFLCSYPARAMFLSRFFPQLKEMIKTTHCAEYEEFLEIVPSDRISLIFAAESDIYPGSAMGHIFLALEGEAKADLHKTFKGRSDLHIQKGQYLGYSLSFFANAELGLNPIMYIRALMGNLGGIYALQPLDNNTFEYLENEKRSLWKLGLKLDLDSKALLLAHLWELKDIPVEYSFITHNCNDALKSVLSVANEAFDTQKLKPYQTPMEYLKSLENVGLLESLSVEIPQDKKAFSDKYGHNKILKVRDSAKFSLGYENRAGHSMMSVYFSPIYADITNANNAYKELIESRLMSIKGYVNLENASIFIDKIEALHLFSVADSYRTKSLSKYINLSFENPFDEITHTRLKPKLSFGAGFGSYVGNLSVYLLPLVGYDYVKNHNAFVDIHFGIVGRFEKLRLIGNYDYFIDITNQRGYTQQASGFVGFNVYKQWDFYAQIQWRDTFKYGDYVSWQSGISVNF
- a CDS encoding EI24 domain-containing protein — its product is MLNILSKSIKDFFSPRILTLTLLPAFFGILLWGSVFYALGDEIFAYLSSLFVGFLPDWLDMGGIIGSIIRFCVSFALYALFGFVFVVLILLTNVFFSLFYTPFIVEYVRQKDFPHLPKAQFGSFLECLLIFVKTFLLLGFLALLSLLLYLIPFFGSLLGSFALFVVWYIFFKKMTFFDVGSSSMQREQWQILIHTQVLKNHAYALLAYLFSFVPFLNFFLMPLQILLITHYFFTRLDEIQSVKNSH
- the flgK gene encoding flagellar hook-associated protein FlgK is translated as MGGILSSLNTSYTGLQAHQLMVDVTGNNIANASDEFYSRQRVLVRPERPLYYQDYNLGRGVSTETIQRIHDEFVFTRYRKAAEEAQYYDTHFTTLREASAFFPEVDGVGIYNDLEEYFNAWKDLAKNSVDPAQKQVLAKNAQVLSRNIQDTRFRLVRLQQKASEELEVTINEVNRLAKEIAHINAKLKEMEDQRELKQANELRDRRDELEYNLQTLVGANVFKNHLDSNASIHPKLADFDDEYVLNIGFGFNIVDGAMFHPIVLKKDDNHLNLNRIYFQGDDFKTVEITDKIVQGKAGSLISLYNSGAGGTRVGKIQDYINHLDIFAKGFIEATNAIYSQSATTQIRSDKLDVWSLNALVDSNYNIKTGSFDVVVYNMQGNEIGRKTIKIDEITTMNDVVRAINGNDDDNKDNNALNDIDDYFRAYYDNGSQEFNIIAKNPSQGLYVAIQDNGTNFTGAFGLNKFFEGDSAHNITLNYEYAKDATLIRPWLAPVNGNFEVANMMQQLQYDDVDFYMNKFETKQMRISEFYQYLSGRVANQTEATQRTKETKDSVLSAVKKEHLAISQVSLDEEMVNLIKFQGGYAANAKVITTIDRMIETLLGIKQ